ACCAGTACGCAGAGCAGGGTGATGAGGGCGGAGATGCCCAGGGCCAGGATCGGCACGCCTTGCTTGTTGAGCTTCATCAGCGCCTTGGGCGCGTCGCCCTGTTCGGCCAGGCCGAAGAGCATGCGGCTGTTGCAGTACACGCCGCTGTTGTACACCGACAGCGCCGCGGTCAGGACCACGAAGTTGAGGATCTGCGCCGCCGCATCACTGCCGATCAGCGAAAAGATCTTCACGAAGGGGCTGCTGCTGTAGGCGTCGCCGCCAGCATTCAGACTCACCAGCAGTTCGTCCCACGGGTACAGCGACAGCAGCACGGCCAGGGCGCCGACGTAGAAGATCAGCACCCGGTAGACCACCTGGTTGATCGCCTTGGGGATCACCTTGCGCGGCTCGGCGGCTTCGGCGGCAGTGATGCCCACCAGTTCCAGGCCGCCGAAGGAGAACATGATGAAGGCCATGGCCATCAGCAGGCCGGTGCCGCCGTTGGGGAAGAAGCCGCCGTGGGACCAGAGGTTGCTCACCGACGCCTGGCTGCCGCCGCTGCCGCTGAACAGCATGTAGCAGCCCAGAACGATCATGCCGACGATGGCCACCACCTTGATGATGGCGAACCAGAACTCGGCCTCGCCGAAGAACTTCACGTTCATCATGTTGATCAGGTTGACCAGTACGAAGAACACCGCCGCACTGACCCAGGTGGGGATCTCCGGCCACCAGAACTGCACGTATTTGCCCACTGCGGTGAGTTCGGCCATGCCTACCAGGACATACAGCACCCAGTAGTTCCAGCCGGCGAGAAAGCCGAAGTAGCCGCCCCAGTACTTGTGGGCGAAGTGGCTGAAGGAGCCGGCCACGGGTTCTTCGACGATCATCTCCCCCAGCTGGCGCATGATCAGGAAGGCAATGAATCCGGCAATCGCATAGCCGAGGATCATCGAGGGGCCGGCGGACTTGAGAACCCCGGCCGAGCCGAGGAAGAGTCCGGTGCCGATCGCCCCGCCCAGGGCGATCAACTGAATATGGCGATTCTTCAAGCCACGCTTGAGTTCACCTTGCTTCAAGGTTTGATCCACTAACTTGCGCTCTCTTCTAGTTGTTATCAGGACCGATCCCAGGGTGAATGGGAGCGATCGCGGCTGAATGCTGACGGGATCAGATATTACTCTCGGTAAACCGCTCGTAATACAGCTGAACGCGGTTAAGTTGCTGTTCTTGCAGCCAGATTCGGATCGAATCGACCATCGGTGGCGGTCCACAGACATACAGGTCGCTGTCGTGGTCGCGCAGCTCGCTGCTGTCCAAGTGCTCGGTGATGTAGCCGCGCTTGCCCGACCACTGCGGGTCGGCGTCGCTGATCACCGGGGTGAAGCGGAATGCCGGCAAGCGTTCGCCCAAGGCCTGGATGCGCGCCAGTTCGCACAGATCGGCACTCTGGCGCACCCCGTAGTACAGGTGTACCGGTTGCTGGCAGCCCTGCTCGACGACCTGTTCGAGCATCGCCAGCAGCGCCGACAGCCCGGTGCCGCCGGCCACCAGCAGCAGCGGCCGGCTGATCTGGCGCAGGTAGAAAGCCCCCAGCGGCGCCTCCAGCTCGATGCTGTCGCCCACCAGGCAGCGCTCGCGAATGTAGTTGCTCATCACCCCGTCGGGCAGCAGGCGGATCAGGAACAGCAACTGGTTGTCCGCCCCCGGCCGGTTGGCGAAGGAGTAGGCCCGGCTGCTGTCGGTGCCGGGAATCCGCAGGCGGGCGTACTGACCGGGGAGAAACTCCAGCGGCGCCTCGCTGCGGCCCAGGTCCAGGTGCAGGATCGCGGTGCTGTCCGACACCTGGCGCACATCGATCACCGAGCCGGTGCGTCGCACCGGATCGGCGTTGTGGCACAGGCTGGAATCGAAGTCGAAATAGAACGCCGCGTCGGACTGCACCCGGGTCTGGCAGGTGAGCATCTTGCGTTGCTCCAGGTCCTGGGGCGAGAGGGCTTCCTCGTCCACGTAGTCCTGGCTGTACTGGCCCGATTCGCAACGACCCTGGCAGGTGCCGCAGACGCCTTCGCGGCAGTCCAGGGGAATCTTGATGCCGTTGCGCAGGGCAGCGTCGAGCAGTATTTCATTGGCCTTGATCGGGAAGAACAGGGTCTTGCCATCGGCAAAGCTGAACGCGACCTTGTGCGTCATGAAGGGATGTCCGTCGAGTCAGAGGTGGTAGAAGTCGAGCACCGAGTTGATCGTGTCGTTGAGCAGCAGCACGTGCTTGCGCTGGATCAGCCAGCTGTCGCCATGGGGCTTGAGGTCGTAGGTGGCGTGACCGTAGAAGTCCTCGGAGGTGGCCAGGCGATAGAACAGCGTGTGCCAGTTCAGGCGCACCTGCAGCAGCCCGTTGGCGCCCTCGCTGATGCGCAGGTTGCTGACCATGTGCAGGGTGCGCGGCATGGGAATGGTCGACGCCGCCTTGCCGGTGCGCAGGCGGAACACCCGGTCTTCCAGCCCCGAACGGTTGGCGTAGTAGATCAGCGACATCTCGCGCTTCGGGTCCCGGGTGTAGACGTGTTCCGAGTCCCATTGCGGCAGGTGGAACTCGCTGTCCACGGCGAACAGCTGCAGGTAGGCGTCCCAGTCCTGGGCGTCGCAGAGCTCGGACTTGCGATAGAAGAATTGCTCGATCTGGTACTGCAATTGCGCATTCATGTTCATACCTCACGCAGTTTCAGGGGCTGGCGCTGCAGGCCGTCGAGGAGGAATTTCTGCCAGTTGCGGTGCTGGTTGACGTACAGCCCTTCATGGGTGATCTCGGTGCCGGTCATGGCCGGCTGGATGCCCAGGTTCTCGCTGTTGGCGGTGGGGCCGGTGGCCCAGCGGTGATGGCCGCGCGAGACATCGCTCCAGCGCTCCAGGCGCCCCTGGAAGCCGCGCTGGGCCTCGCGAAACTCCACCAGGTCATCCGGCGTGCCCATGCCCGAGACGTTGAAGAAATCCTCGAACTGGCGGATGCGGTTTTCCCGGTCGGCATCGCTCTCGCCCTTGACCCCGATGCACTGGCTGATGATCTCGGTCTTGTTCCAGGCGATGGGGCGGATGATCCGCAGCTGCGAGCTGATCTGGTCGAGAAAGAACAGGCTGGGGTAGATGTTCAGGTTGCGCAGGCGGTGCATCATCCACTCGGCCTTGGCCTGGCCGTGCTCTTGCACCAGGCGCGGCATGATGCTGGCGTAGCCGGAGCGCACCGCCGGGTTGGGCATTTCGCTGAACAGCACGCTGTGGCCGTTGTTGAAGGCGAACCAGCCATCGTCGGTGCTGGCGTCGCCGGCGCCGAGCTTGCTGTAGTCCAGGGTGGCGCTGCTGCCGCTGCCGTTGTCGCGGTTGACCTGCTGGCGGTGCTGCACCGTGGCCACGTAGTTGTAGTGCACGGTGCTGACGTGATAACCGTCCAGGCCGTTCTCGTTCTGCAGCTTCCAGTTGCCGTCGTAGGTGTAGGCGGACTTGCCCGGCAGCACCTCCAGCTCACCGTTGGGGGACTGGGCGACCATCATGTCGAAGAAGATCCGCGCGTCGCCCAGGAAGTCTTCCAGGCTGTTGTCGGCGGCCACGTCCAGGCTGATGAAGACAAAGCCCTTGTAGCTGTCGATGCGGGCCTTCTTCAGGCCGCGGGTGGCCTTGTCGAAGCCCTCGTCGTATTCCCCCGGGGCCTTGACCTTCACCAGGCGCCCGTCGCTCTTGTAGCACCAGGCGTGGAACGGGCAGGTGAAGGTCGACTGGTTGCCCTTGCCGACCCGGGTCAGGGTGGTGCCGCGGTGCTGGCAGGCGTTGATCAGGGCATTGAGGCGGCCCTCGCCGTCGCGGGTGATGATCATCGGCTGGCGCCCGGCGCGCAGGGTGATGAAGTCGTGATTGTTGGGCAGTTCGCTTTCGTGACAGGCGTAGATCCAGTTCTTCTCGAAGATCAGCTCCATCTCCAGATCGAACAGCTCGGGCTCGGTGAACATCTCCCGGGCGATACGGAACACTCCGTCCGCGGGGCGAAAATCCAGGCAGCCGTGGATGAAGTCCTGCCACTGCTCGACGCTTCTTGCACCACTCATGAGTCGGTACCTTTTTTATTCAGGTCAATCGGGTGCCGTCATTAGAGAGAGTGCGGGGCGCCGGTGGCTATCCGCTTAGTCGGCCAAGGCCATCCATAAAATTGCCTGGGTAGTTGCGACCCACCTTCGAGCGGATAAGCGATCGACGGCTGCATCCCGGGGCGCCGATCGGCTACTGTGAGCCCGGCCAGATGAGGACGATGGGGTCGGGTTATCCACTTAGTCGGCGATTGCTATCCACTGGGTTGGCAGCGTTGCCGGCTGGCGCAAAACTTGCCCTGTCACACAAGACGCGCCGTCAGAGCGCGCTGAATAACAATTGCCGTGGGTGCGCCGTGATGAATAGCAAGGCTGATGGGCTGTTTCGCGAGATTCGTATCGATCGCTATGACCTTGAAGGGGCCAGGAGCTGGATGTCGGGCATCTGTGGGCCGCATCGCCTGGAAACCGCGACCCCCGAACGGATCCGTTTTCACCACAGTGCCAACGTGCTCAGGTCACGCTCCACGACCCTGGGCATCATCGAGTACGGCACCGATGTGACCGTCGATATCGAGGACACCGAGCGCTTCAGCAGCTACAGCCTGAGCCTGCCCCTGTGCGGCGAACAGGAACTGAGCAAGGACGGTCGGCTGCTGCGTTCGGACCGCGACCAGGGGGTGATCGTTGCCCCCAACGAAAGCCAGGTGCTGGCCATCTCTGGCGACTGCCGCAAGCTGCAGGTGGTGATTTCCCGGCCGGCCATGAGCGAAGCCCTGGAGACCCTGCTGCAACGCCCGGTCGAGCAGCCGCTGCGCTTCGAACCGGCGATGGACGCGCGGCAGGGGGCCACCGCAGCCTGGTGGCGCATGGCCCAGCACTTCATCGGCGAGCTGACCCAGGGCAACGAGCTCTATGAACAACTGGCCTTCACCCGGGAAATCGAAAGCTCGCTGATCAAGGGCCTGATCCTGGCCCAGCCCAACAACTACTCCAGCGAGCTGCGGGCCATGCTCGGGGTCAAGCTGCCGCATTACCTGGTGCGAGCCCGCCAGTACCTGCATGAGCATGCCCGTGAAGCGGTGCACCTGGAGGACCTGGAAGCCGCCGCCGGTGTCTCGCGCTTCAAGCTGTTCGAGGCCTTTCGCAAATACTTCGCCCTGTCGCCCATGGCCTATCTCAAGCGCCATCGGCTCAACGGTGTGCGTCAGGACATTCTCGAACACGGCGCAGCGCGCAATATTTCCGAGATCGCCCTGGGCTGGGGTTTCACTCACCTGGGGCGTTTTTCCGCCGAGTACCGCAAGCTGTTCGACGAGGCGCCCAGCGCCACCGCGCAGCGCCATCCGGCACGGCGCCCGGTGGGGTTCTAGGGCGGACTACTTGCGCAGTACCAGGTCCAGCAGGCCGTCCTGCTCCTTGATCTTCTGCAGGACGATCTCCGAGCGGATGTCGGTGACCCCCGACGCGCGATTCAGGTGATTGACGATGAAATCCGAGAAGTGCTTGAGGTTGCGCGCCTGCACCCGCAGCACGTAGTTGCTGGCGCCGGTGATCACGTAGGCGGCCACCACTTCCGGCCACTGCTGGACCTTGCCGATGAACGTCTCGTGCCAGCCTTCCACGTCCTGGCGCAGGGACACGTGGACGATGGCTTCCAGCTCGATGCCCAGGCGCTCGGCATTGAGCTGGGCGCGGTAGCCGCTGATGATCCCGTCGCCTTCGAGCATGCGCAGGCGGCGCAGGCAGGCCGAGGGTGAAAGGGCCACTTTCTCCGCCAGTTCCTGGTTGCTGATACGTCCATCCTGTTGCAGGAAGTAGAGGATGCGCAGGTCGGTGGAGTCGAGGGTCATGGCTGGCATAAATCCGCGTTTTTTATTGGAGGATTAGAATTTTATTCGAGATTAGTACGGTAACGCGCTGCACTTTGCACGAAAATTCTAGCTGGCTTCGTCCATTATTTCCTGAGTTTGCGGGTCGTCCAGACCCCGTGCCCGGCCTGTTCCAGGCGGGCATGACCTTGACCAAGACAGGACTTCCAATGATCGATAAAAACCACTGCCTGCGTCTCGATGAACAGGACCCACTGGCGCCGCTGCGCCAACAGTTTGCCCTGCCCGAGGGGGTGATCTACCTCGATGGCAACTCCCTGGGTGCCCGCCCCGTGGCGGCCCTGGAGCGGGCCCGGCAAGTGATCGAGCAGGAGTGGGGCGACGGCCTGATCCGCAGTTGGAACAGCGCCGGCTGGCGTGACCTGTCCCAGCGCCTGGGGGACCGCCTGGCCCCGCTGATCGGCGCCGGCAGCGGCGAAGTGGTGATCACCGACACCACGTCCATCAACCTGTTCAAGGTGCTCAGCGCCGCCCTGCAGGTGCAGGCCGGGCGCGCCCCCGAGCGGCGGGTGATCGTTTCCGAGAGCAGCAACTTTCCCACCGACCTGTACATTGCCGAGGGCCTGACCCGGATGCTTGAGCAGGGCTATTCCCTGCGCCTGGTGGGCAGCCCGGACCAACTGCCGGCGGCGATCGACCAGGACGTGGCGGTGGTGATGCTCACCCACGTCAACTACAAGACTGGCTACATGCACGACATGCAGGCCGTCACCGGGTTGATCCACGAAGCCGGCGCCCTGAGCATCTGGGACCTGGCCCACTCGGCCGGCGCGGTGCCGGTGGAGCTGACTCGCAGCGGCGCCGACTACGCCATCGGCTGCACCTACAAGTACCTCAATGGCGGCCCGGGTTCGCAAGCCTTCGCCTGGGTCGCCCCGGCCCTGTGCAACCTGGTGACCCAGCCGTTGTCCGGCTGGTTCGGCCATGCCCGGCAGTTCGACATGGCCACCCAGTACGAACCCGCCAGCGGTATCGCCCGCTACCTGTGCGGCACCCAGCCGATCACCTCCCTGGCCATGGTCGAGTGCGGCCTGGAAGTCTTCGAGCAGACCGACATGCAGAGCCTGCGGCGCAAGTCCCTGGCCCTCACCGACCTGTTCATCGAGCTGGTGGAACAGCGTTGCGCCGGCCACGACCTGAAGCTGGTGACCCCGCGTGACCACGCCAAGCGTGGCAGCCACGTGAGCTTCGAGCACCCCGAAGGCTACGCGGTGATCCAGGCCCTGATCGCCCGTGGCGTGATCGGCGACTACCGCGAACCGCGGATCATGCGTTTCGGCTTCACTCCGCTGTACACCCGCTTCAGCGAAGTCTGGGACGCGGTGCAGATCCTCGGTGAAATCCTCGATCAGAAAACCTGGGCCCAGGCGCAGTTCCAGGTACGTCACAGCGTGACCTAAGGCGCGCTTCATCCCCTGGTCGCCGCCGCTCGCGGCGACCAGGCAAGCGGCACAAGGACGGGCCGTCACAACGATTCATACGTGCACACAACAATAAAGAGGCACTCAAAGTGACCACCTCCAACAAGGGTTTCGAAGCGATCTCCAATCGCGAGCACGGCCTCAGGCGCCAACTGACCGCCGGCCAGATGAGCATGATCGCCATCGGCGGGGCCATCGGCACCGGCCTGTTCATGGGCAGCGCCTATGCCATCGGCTATGCCGGCCCCAGCGTGCTGCTGAGCTACGCCATCGGGGCCTTGATCACCCTGATCCTGATGGGCTGCCTGGCGGAAATGACCGTGGCCCACTCCACCTCCGGCTCCTTCGGCGCCTATGCCGAGTTCTACGTCAGCCCGCTGGCCGGTTTCCTGGTGCGCTACGCCTACTGGGCGGCCATCGTCCTGGCGGTGGGCGCCGAAGTCACGGCCATCGCCATGTACATGAAGTACTGGTTCGCCAACGTTCCGGAATGGGTGTGGATCATCTCCTTCTCCAGCGTGCTGATCCTGCTCAACGCCATCAGCGTGAAAACCTTCGGCAACTTCGAATACTGGTTCTCCACCATCAAGATCGCCGCCATCGTCGGCTTCATCATCCTTGCGGTGTACGTGGTGTTCGGTTCCGGCAACCCCGACTACGGGCTGCACAACTACAGCGCCCACGGCGGCTTCTTCCCCAACGGTTTCGAGGGCATGTGGATCGCGGTGATCGTGTCGATCTTCAGCTACCTGAGCGTGGAGATGATCGCGGTGGCGGCGGGGGAGGCCAAGGACCCGCAGCGGGCGGTGAAGCAGGCCTTTCGCGCGACCATCGTGCGCCTGGTGGTGTTCTACCTGCTGACCCTGGCGCTGATGCTGGCCATCGTGCCCTGGGTCCAGGCCGGCAAGGCCCAGAGCCCGTTCGTCACGGTGATGCAGACCATCGGTATTCCCGGGGCCACCGGGGTGATGAACTTCGTGATCCTGATCGCCGCGCTGTCGGCGATGAACAGCCAGCTCTACATCACCACGCGGATGATGTTCAGCCTGTCCCGCGCCGGCTACGCCCCCAAGTCCATGGGGGCCTTGAGCAAGAGCGGGATTCCGCTCAATGCCCTGTTGCTGTCCAGCTCCGGCATCGCCCTGGCGACCCTGGTCAACGTGCTGTACCCGGAAAGCTCGTTCACCCTGATGATGGCGATCTCGATGTTTGGCGCGATCTTCACCTGGTTCATGATCTTCCTCACCCACTACTGCTTCCGCCGCTATCACCAGCGCCATGGCGAGCAGCAGCTGTCGTTCCGCATGCGCCTGTTTCCCTACAGCACCCTGCTGGGGCTGGTGCTGATGGGGGCGGTGATGATCACCACCTTCTTCACCGAGGCGTTCAAGATGACCCTGGTGTTCGGCGTGCCGTTCCTGCTGTTGCTGACCCTGGTCTACTTCCTGTGCTTCCGTAAGCCGAGGACGGTCGCCGGGTTGTCCGAGGTCTGAGGCCACGCCTCCCGGGTCGCCCTAGAGGCTGCCCAGGGGGCACTCCTCGCGAGCCTGTTGCAGGCTGGTCTCGAAAATTTCGAGCCGGCCCTGCAACTGTTGCAAATCATCGATCTGCCGTTGCAGCTCGCGCCTCTTTTGCGCCAGGGCGGCCTGCGCGCGGTCCCAGGGAAAGGCCTGACCCTGGTGCGTGGCGAACACCTGCTGCAACTCCTTGAGCTTGAAACCCAACTGCTGCGCGCACTTGATGAACATCAACTGCTCGACGCTCTGCGCGTCATACAGGCGGTAGCGACCCTGGCGCGGAGCTGCGGGCA
This genomic stretch from Pseudomonas sp. Os17 harbors:
- a CDS encoding amino acid permease, whose translation is MDQTLKQGELKRGLKNRHIQLIALGGAIGTGLFLGSAGVLKSAGPSMILGYAIAGFIAFLIMRQLGEMIVEEPVAGSFSHFAHKYWGGYFGFLAGWNYWVLYVLVGMAELTAVGKYVQFWWPEIPTWVSAAVFFVLVNLINMMNVKFFGEAEFWFAIIKVVAIVGMIVLGCYMLFSGSGGSQASVSNLWSHGGFFPNGGTGLLMAMAFIMFSFGGLELVGITAAEAAEPRKVIPKAINQVVYRVLIFYVGALAVLLSLYPWDELLVSLNAGGDAYSSSPFVKIFSLIGSDAAAQILNFVVLTAALSVYNSGVYCNSRMLFGLAEQGDAPKALMKLNKQGVPILALGISALITLLCVLVNYLAPHEALELLFALVVAALMINWALISLTHLRFRKAMAERGVVPSFKAFWSPLSNYLCLAFMLMIVGVMWMIPGIRASVYAIPVWVLVIWGFYRLSHARKAGQPALH
- the antC gene encoding anthranilate 1,2-dioxygenase electron transfer component AntC, whose amino-acid sequence is MTHKVAFSFADGKTLFFPIKANEILLDAALRNGIKIPLDCREGVCGTCQGRCESGQYSQDYVDEEALSPQDLEQRKMLTCQTRVQSDAAFYFDFDSSLCHNADPVRRTGSVIDVRQVSDSTAILHLDLGRSEAPLEFLPGQYARLRIPGTDSSRAYSFANRPGADNQLLFLIRLLPDGVMSNYIRERCLVGDSIELEAPLGAFYLRQISRPLLLVAGGTGLSALLAMLEQVVEQGCQQPVHLYYGVRQSADLCELARIQALGERLPAFRFTPVISDADPQWSGKRGYITEHLDSSELRDHDSDLYVCGPPPMVDSIRIWLQEQQLNRVQLYYERFTESNI
- the antB gene encoding anthranilate 1,2-dioxygenase small subunit; translated protein: MNAQLQYQIEQFFYRKSELCDAQDWDAYLQLFAVDSEFHLPQWDSEHVYTRDPKREMSLIYYANRSGLEDRVFRLRTGKAASTIPMPRTLHMVSNLRISEGANGLLQVRLNWHTLFYRLATSEDFYGHATYDLKPHGDSWLIQRKHVLLLNDTINSVLDFYHL
- the antA gene encoding anthranilate 1,2-dioxygenase large subunit, yielding MSGARSVEQWQDFIHGCLDFRPADGVFRIAREMFTEPELFDLEMELIFEKNWIYACHESELPNNHDFITLRAGRQPMIITRDGEGRLNALINACQHRGTTLTRVGKGNQSTFTCPFHAWCYKSDGRLVKVKAPGEYDEGFDKATRGLKKARIDSYKGFVFISLDVAADNSLEDFLGDARIFFDMMVAQSPNGELEVLPGKSAYTYDGNWKLQNENGLDGYHVSTVHYNYVATVQHRQQVNRDNGSGSSATLDYSKLGAGDASTDDGWFAFNNGHSVLFSEMPNPAVRSGYASIMPRLVQEHGQAKAEWMMHRLRNLNIYPSLFFLDQISSQLRIIRPIAWNKTEIISQCIGVKGESDADRENRIRQFEDFFNVSGMGTPDDLVEFREAQRGFQGRLERWSDVSRGHHRWATGPTANSENLGIQPAMTGTEITHEGLYVNQHRNWQKFLLDGLQRQPLKLREV
- a CDS encoding AraC family transcriptional regulator codes for the protein MNSKADGLFREIRIDRYDLEGARSWMSGICGPHRLETATPERIRFHHSANVLRSRSTTLGIIEYGTDVTVDIEDTERFSSYSLSLPLCGEQELSKDGRLLRSDRDQGVIVAPNESQVLAISGDCRKLQVVISRPAMSEALETLLQRPVEQPLRFEPAMDARQGATAAWWRMAQHFIGELTQGNELYEQLAFTREIESSLIKGLILAQPNNYSSELRAMLGVKLPHYLVRARQYLHEHAREAVHLEDLEAAAGVSRFKLFEAFRKYFALSPMAYLKRHRLNGVRQDILEHGAARNISEIALGWGFTHLGRFSAEYRKLFDEAPSATAQRHPARRPVGF
- a CDS encoding Lrp/AsnC family transcriptional regulator, yielding MTLDSTDLRILYFLQQDGRISNQELAEKVALSPSACLRRLRMLEGDGIISGYRAQLNAERLGIELEAIVHVSLRQDVEGWHETFIGKVQQWPEVVAAYVITGASNYVLRVQARNLKHFSDFIVNHLNRASGVTDIRSEIVLQKIKEQDGLLDLVLRK
- the kynU gene encoding kynureninase; its protein translation is MIDKNHCLRLDEQDPLAPLRQQFALPEGVIYLDGNSLGARPVAALERARQVIEQEWGDGLIRSWNSAGWRDLSQRLGDRLAPLIGAGSGEVVITDTTSINLFKVLSAALQVQAGRAPERRVIVSESSNFPTDLYIAEGLTRMLEQGYSLRLVGSPDQLPAAIDQDVAVVMLTHVNYKTGYMHDMQAVTGLIHEAGALSIWDLAHSAGAVPVELTRSGADYAIGCTYKYLNGGPGSQAFAWVAPALCNLVTQPLSGWFGHARQFDMATQYEPASGIARYLCGTQPITSLAMVECGLEVFEQTDMQSLRRKSLALTDLFIELVEQRCAGHDLKLVTPRDHAKRGSHVSFEHPEGYAVIQALIARGVIGDYREPRIMRFGFTPLYTRFSEVWDAVQILGEILDQKTWAQAQFQVRHSVT
- a CDS encoding MerR family transcriptional regulator codes for the protein MYIGQAAQLSGTTVKSIRHYEAIGLLPAAPRQGRYRLYDAQSVEQLMFIKCAQQLGFKLKELQQVFATHQGQAFPWDRAQAALAQKRRELQRQIDDLQQLQGRLEIFETSLQQAREECPLGSL